Within Streptomyces albofaciens JCM 4342, the genomic segment TTCTCCGTGAGCCGCATCGACATCGACCGCGGCGGCAAGACCTACACCATCGACACGCTGCGCGAGCTGCGCGACCAGCACCGTGACGCGGACCTCTTCTTCATCACCGGCGCCGACGCGCTCGGCCAGATCCTGACCTGGCACGACGCGCCGGAGCTGTTCTCGCTCGCCCACTTCATCGGGGTGACCAGGCCCGGGCACATACTCGCCGACCCCGGGCTCCCCGAAGGGGCGGTGTCCCTGGTCGAGGTGCCGGCCCTGGCCATCTCCTCGACCGACTGCCGGGCGCGCGTCGCCCAGGGGGAGCCGGTCTGGTACCTGGTTCCGGACGGCGTCGTGCGCTACATCGACAAGCGCGAGCTGTACCGCGAGGACCCGGCCGGCCACGACGGCCGTTGACATCTGCTGACGACGGCCGCCGACGACGGCCGCCGACGGGGCTCACGGAAAGGGGCACCGGTGAACGACCGACAGGACCCGTACGTGCCGCAGGACCCGTATGCCCACCAGGAGCAGCAGGGACGGCAAGCGCCTCAGCAGGGCCGGCCGTACGCCTATGACGCCTACGGACAGCCGGTCTACCAGGAGGCGCCGCAGCAGGTCGCGTACGACCAGTACGGGCAGCCGGTGGGCTATGACCCGTACGGCGGACAGGCCCCGTACGACCCGTACGGGCAGCAGCAGCCCGGATCGGGGCACCAGGGGTACGGCTACGACCCGTACGGCCACCAGCAGGCCCCCCAGGACCAGTACGGCCAGCAGTTCGACCAGCAGTACGACCAGTACGGCAACCCCCAGCAGGCTCACCAGCAACAGCAGCAGGCACCGCACCAGCAGCACCAGCAGCAACAGCAGGGGTGGATCCCGCAGCAGTCGGCGCAGCCGTCGTACGAGCAGGTCTCCTATCAGGAGCCGCAGCAGCAGCCGTACGGGCAGCCCGTCCAGCCGCCTGCCCAGCCGCCCGCCCAGGAGGCCGACGGCCGGGCGCCGCACGGCCGGACGGCGGACACCACGGAACGGACGGCGGCCCCGGGCCCCGGAGGCGCCCCGGACACGGACTACCGCACCGAACAGTTCTCGTTCATAGAGGAGCCGACCGAGGACTCGGAAGACGTCATCGACTGGCTCAAGTTCACCGAGAGCCGCACCGAGCGGCGCGAGGAGGCCAAGCGGCGCGGGCGCAGCCGGAAGGTCATGCTGATCGTGCTGCTGGTCCTGCTGCTCCTCGGCGGCGTCGGCTACCTGTGGTGGGCGGGCAAACTGCCCGGCCTCTCGGGTGCCGAGGCGGGCAAGGAGGGCGGGGCCGCCGGGCAGAAACGCGATGTGCTCGTCGTGCACCTGAAGGACCCGAAGGGCAACAGCAGCACCGCGCTCCTGGTGGACAACGAGGGCGCCCACAAGGGCACCACCGTCCTGCTGCCCAACAACCTCGCGGTCTCCACCGAGGACGGCGGGGCCACGACCCTGGCCAAGTCCGTCAAGGAGCAGGGCATCGACCCCACCAGGGAGGCCCTGAACACCCTCTTCGGCGCCGACATCAAGGCCAGCTGGCGGCTGGACACCCCGTACCTGGAAAACCTCGTCGAGACGACCGGCGGCATCACGGTGGACACCGACGCCACCGTCCCCGGAGCCAAGAAGGACGACAACCCGCTGGTCAAGCAGGGCAAGGCGCAGGAGCTCAACGGCCAGGCGGCCGTCGCGTATGCCACCTACCAGGCGCCCGGCGAGCCGCAGACCAAGCAGCTGGCGCGCTTCGGCCAGGTGATGCAGGCCACCCTGAAGAAGGTCTCCAGTGACGCGGACGGCGCGACGGCCACCGTGAAGTCGCTCCTCCAGGTCCTGGACCCGCCGCTCACCGAGGCGGAGCTGGGCAGCTCGCTCGCCCAGCGGGCCGAGCTGGCGAAGTCCGGCGCCTACGGGACCACCCTGCTGCCGGTGCAGCCGGACGGCACGCTCACCCAGCAGGCGGCGGACAGCGTGGTCAAGGAGGTACTGGGCGGCACCCTCAAGAAGACCGACCCCGGCGCCACCGCCCGGATCAGCGTCCAGAACGCCACCGGCAAGAAGGAGGCGACCGACAAGGCGCGGATCGCCCTGGTCAACGGCGGTTACTCGTTCGTCGACGGCGGTACGGCGGCGGCGAAGCCCGCCTCCGAGGTGACGTACGCGGACGCCGCCCAGAAGGCGAAGGCCGAGGAGGCCGCCAAGACGCTGGGCCTGCCGGCCGGCGCGGTCAAGCAGGGCAAGGCCGCCCCGAACGCGGACGTGACCATCGTCCTGGGGCAGGACTACAAGGGCTGAGGGAGGGCGGGGCCCGGCACCGGGCCCCCGCCCGTAAAGTCCGGCGGGAGTGTCGGCGGTCCGTGAGACCCTTGGTGGGTACCTGACCACCGATCCCGAAAGCTGGATTGTGACCGCCACCGACCGCTCCATCGAGCTCATCCAGGCCGCCGCGCAGGCGGCCGCCGACAAGCTCGCGCACGACATCATCGCGTACGACGTCAGCGACGTGCTCTCGATCACCGACGCGTTCCTGCTGGCCTCGGCCCCCAACGACCGCCAGGTCAAGTCGATCGTCGACGAGATCGAGGAGCGGCTGAACAAGGACCTGGGCGCCAAGCCGGTGCGCCGCGAGGGCGACCGCGAGGCCCGCTGGGTGCTGCTCGACTACGTGGACGTCGTCATCCACGTCCAGCACAGCGAGGAGCGCGTCTTCTACGCCCTTGAGCGGCTCTGGAAGGACTGCCCCGAGCTGGACCTGCCCGAGGAGGCCAAGGCCACGCGCGGCAAGGCCGCGGCGCACGCCGAGGCCACCGCGGCCGAGCAGGACGGAGAGCTGAGCTGAACGGCACCAAGGGCGGCCGGGGCCGCCGCATAGTCCTGTGGCGCCACGGCCAGACGGCGTGGAACCTGGAGCGCCGCTTCCAGGGCACCACCGACATCGAGCTGACCGAGGAGGGCCTGGCCCAGGCGCGCCGCGCCGCCCGGCTGCTCGCGGCCCTCGAACCGGACGCGGTCATCGCCTCCGACCTGCGCCGCGCCGCCGCCACGGCCGGTGAGCTGGCGGCCGTCACCGGCCTGGAGGTCACCTACGACGAAGCGCTGCGCGAGACGTACGCGGGCGCCTGGCAGGGCCTGACCCACGAGGAGATCGTGGAGCGGTACGGCGAGCAGTACGCGGCGTGGAAGCGCGGCGAGCCCGTGCGGCGCGGCGGCGGCGAGCTGGAGACCGAGGTGGCCGACCGCGCGGCCCCCGTGGTGGAGCGCAACGCGGACAAGCTGCCGGACGGCGGCACCCTGGTCGTGGTCAGCCACGGCGGCACGATCCGTACGACCATCGGACGGCTGCTGGGCCTGGAGTCGCGCCACTGGGAGGGCCTGGGCGGCCTGTCGAACTGCTGCTGGTCGGTGCTCGGCGAGGGCGCCCGCGGCTGGCGCCTGCTGGAGCACAACGCCGGCACGCTGCCGGAACCGGTGCTCGGCGACGACACCTGAGCGGGCCTTCCGCGGGCCGCCGCGAGGCCCTGCGGACCGCCCCGCCGGAGGCCCGGAGGGACCGGATTTCACATCCGGGCAGGTCGCAGGCTAAAGTTCTTCTTGTTCGCGGCGCCGCCGGGGAAAACCCCGGAGGAGCGGAACAAGACCCGGGGCTATAGCTCAGTTGGTAGAGCGCCTGCATGGCATGCAGGAGGTCAGGAGTTCAATTCTCCTTAGCTCCACACCTCGGATGATCCCGTCTCCCGCTCAGGGAGGCGGGATCATTGCGTATCCAGGCGCTCCGGCGGCAGGCCCTCGCCGGTCGCTGATCGAAGCCGCCGCGGCAGCGGGACTGACCCGGTCGGCGGTCCGTGGCAGAATTCGGACGGCGCCGGCAGGGGAGGAGAGGACGCGATGCCCACGAGCATCATGGAGGAGGTCGAGGACCTGTTCGCCGCGCCCGTGGCCCAGGGACCCGGCCCGCTGCCGGAGACCGCGCCCGTCCCCAGCCGTTCCGCCCGGCCCGCCGGTGCCGTCCTCCAGTGCCCCTCCTGCGGCTCGCCCCACGTGGCACAGGTGCTCGGCGACAACGGCGGCATCTCGTTCGTGTGTACGGCCTGCGGCCACAGCTGGAGCTGACGGATGGGCGCTCACAGCAGGAAATGCGACTGGTGCGGCAGCGGAACGCCGATCGTCCGGGACATGGAGCCGGTCAACGCCGACTACCAGTACTGGTGCGAGGAGTGCGCGCGGGCGCTCGTCATAAAAGGCGACCCCATCGAGACGTACCGTGAACTCGACGGGGAGCCGATCTACGGGCGGCTGCTGGACGAGCACTGCACGCTGAAGCGTTTCTATTCGTTCGCCACGGCTTAGTCGCGACGGCTCAGTCGTCACGGTTTGGTCGCCACGGCTTGGAGCCGGGCTCCTGGGGGGCCAGCGGGCGGGGACGGCCGGGCGCGGCCGATGGTGCGACAGGCGCGAGCGATCTCTGGTCCGGCGGGCGCGCCCAATCTTTCGCCCACTTCTCCGTGAAGGCGGAACTCCGCCCGAACGCCCGTGCGTTGACGTGGGGAAAGCTGCCGCCGGAGACGGCCGGCGGCACGGGGGAAGCACTACGGGGGTCGCGTCATGAGCGACATGACCATCAGCTCTGTCCGGGAAGTACCGGCACATCCGCCCCGCGAGGCGCACAAGCGGGCGGCCATGGCCGGGCTGACACCCTTCGTCGACGCGCTGCGCGTCCCGCCCGTCCTGCGGCCGGGCCGCAAGGAGGCGCTGCGCGGCATCGACATCGACCAGACCACCACCTGGGTGCGGCTGCACTCCGAGCTGCCGCCGACGAAGGTGTGGGCGTACGACGGGCACTACCCGGGCCCGACGATCGAGGTGCGCCGCGGCCGGCGGCTGCGCGTCAACTGGCGCAACCGCCTCACCGGCGCCCACCCGGTGACGGCCTTCGAGGCGAAGCAGGCCGCCGGCGAGCCGCCGCCGACCGACCGGCCGGGCCGCGGGGACGGCACGCTGCTGGACGGCGTCGCCGCCCTCCCGCCCTGGACGGTCACCCACGTGCACGGCGCGGTGACCGGCGGCGGCAACGACGGCTGGTCGGAGAACGCCGTCCTGCCCGGCGACACCCAGCGCGCGGAATATCCCAACGACCACCGTGCGACGGCGTGGTGGTACCACGATCACGCCATGGACATCACGCGGTGGAACGTCTTCGCGGGCCTGACGGGCATGTACCTGGTCCGCGACGACGAGGAGGACATGCTCCATCTGCCCTCCGGGCGGCGGGAGATACCGCTCGTCATCCAGGACCGCAACCTCGACACGGACACCGAGGGCCGCCTGACGGGCCGTCTGCTCCACAAGACCCTGATCGGGCGACTGGACAAGGAGGGCAGGAACGTCACCCAGCCCTTCGTCGGCCCGTACACCCTCGTCAACGGCGTCATCTGGCCCTACGCCGACGTCGAGGCGTGCTGGTACCGCTTCCGGGTGCTGAACGCGGCGAACAGCCGCACCTTCCGGCTCCGGCTGGTGGACGACGCGACCGGTGTGCCGGTGACGGGCGCGGTGTGGCAGATCGGCTCGGACGGCGGGCTGCTGCCGCGCCCGGTCCCGGGGGACGAAGAACTGTCCGTCGCGCCCGCCGAGCGGCTGGACGTGCTCGTCGACTTCGCCCGGCTGCGCGGCCGTACACTCCGGCTCGTCAACGCGGACCCCAGGGTGGCGTATCCGGACGTGATGCAGTTCCGGGTGGACGCGGCGCGGGTGCCCGACCCGTTCGTACTGCCGAAGGTGATCTCACCGTCGTTCGAGCGGCTCACCCACGACACGGTCCCCGCCCACGAGCACCGGCTCATCGCCCTCACCCCGCCCGGCGCGGTCGGCAACTACCATCCCGAGATGTGGGAGATGCGGGAGGTCCCCGAGACGGACGTGCGGATCCCCTCCGAGGGGGTCGTCCAGATCCGCGGCGCGGACGGCGAGGTCCGCACCTACCGCCGTACGGCCCGGATGTTCGACGACGCGCTCGGCCACCTGGTCCGGCACGGCGACTGGGAGCAGTGGAGCTTCCTGAACCTGGGCGGCATCAGCCACCCGATGCACCTCCACCTCGTCGACTTCCAGGTGCTGGCCCGGCACCGCTACCCGGCCGACCCGAACACCCCGTACGACCGCGATCTCGGCGGCACCCGTGCCCCGCTCGACTACGGCGGCCCGGAGCCGATAACCCCCGGCGACCAGGGCTGGAAGGACGTCATACAGGTACCGCCGGGCGAGATGGTGAATGTGATCGGCCGCTTCCGGGGAGCCACGGGCCGGTTCATGTACCACTGCCACATCCTGGAGCACGAGGACATGGGGATGATGCGCCCGTTCGTCGTCATGCCCCGCGAGGTGCTGAAGTTCCATCACCACCCGCCCGGTGGCCACGGCCACGGCGACCACTGAGACGGATCGGGAACCCTACCGGGCTGTACGGTCCCGCCCGGCGCGGTCCCGCCGCAGCAGTACGGCGGTCAGGGCCAGGAAGACCAGCCCGGCGACCGGGTAGATCCCGGACAGCAGCATCTGGCCGCCGTTCTGGTGGAGTTCCTCGTGGTGGTGGTAGCGGTGCGGCACGAACCAGAGCGCGTACGAGCAGAAGAGGAGGCCCATCGCGAGCGTTCCCGCCCACCACCGCTTGCCGCTGCGGCTGCCGAAGCCGCCGCGGGCCATCGCCTCCGAGCCGAGCAGGACCAGCATCGGCACGCCCCACACCCAGTGGTGCGACCAGGAGATCGGGCTGACCAGCAGGGCGGTCACCGCACAGGCGACGGCCGCCCAGGCGCGGCGGCCGCGCAGCAGCGCGCCGACCGCGAGGGCCAGCCCGAGGACGGCGACGGCGGCCGCGGCCACCAGCCACCACAGGCCCGGGTCGTGGGTGTGCAGCAGCCGGGCCAGCACGCCGCGCAGCGACTGGTTGGCGGTGATCTCCACCTCGCCGACCCGGTCGGCGGCAAAGATGATCTCCGTCCAGAAGCGCCGGGAGTCGTGCGGCAGCACGAGCGCGGACAGCAGGGCGGTGCCCAGGAAGGTGAGGCAGGCCACGACGGCCTGCCGCAGCCAGGGGTTCCACGCGCCCCGCGGACCCGCGCCCGCCCGCAGCCGCTGCCAGCCCCGTACCAGCCCGGCCAGCGCGAGGAAGACGGCGAACAGGGCCGGCGTGAGCTTGATGCCCGCCGCCAGACCGATGCCGACACCGGCCCACCGGTTGGTGTCCTTGCGGGTCAGGTCCCACAGCACCAGCACGGCGAGCAGCAGGTTGATCTGCCCGTAGCGCAGCGTGGTCCACACCGGCTCGCACCAGACCAGCAGCGCGGCCACGGCGAGCGCCGCGGCGAGCGGGGGCATGCGCCGGGGACGGCCGGCGAGGCGCAGAGCGAGGTGCACGGCCGCCACCAGCAGCAGGAGGTTGCCGAGGGTGGCGAGGGTGCGCATCTCCGGTACGCCGACCAGCGTCAGCGGCGTGAACACCAGCGCCGCGAACGGCGGGTAGGTGTTGGGCAGATTCGCGGAGGTCGCGACCATGTCGTAGAGGTCCTCGCCGTTGCGGGCGGTCCAGCCCTCGGCGCGGTAGACCATCAGGTCGATCATCGTCACGTGCGCCAGCCGCTGCACGATCCAGAAGGCGGCGAAGGAGATCACACAGCCCACGGCCGCCACCAGCAGCGGGCGGTGGCGGGCGAAATCCCTCAGCGGGGTACGGCCGCCGGGTGCGGCGGACCGTTCCAGCTCCAGCGCGGACACGGCGTACGGCTCCCCAGGACGAATCGGGCACGGCCCGCCGACAGTACATCGAGCCGCTCCGAGAGGGCCGCGGACAACCGATTTGGCAGAAGGCGGGGAGGTCCGTGTAATGTAGGCGATGCCGCAGCGGGGAGCCGGAAGGAAAACCGCGGCGGACCAAGCAAGGGGCTATAGCTCAGTTGGTAGAGCGCCTGCATGGCATGCAGGAGGTCAGGAGTTCAATTCTCCTTAGCTCCACAGCAGGACCTTCCTTGAGACCTCTCGGGCTCTCAGGTTCGGTACACGGGATCCCGTCCGATCGACTCGATCG encodes:
- the nadD gene encoding nicotinate-nucleotide adenylyltransferase, which codes for MGEQTGPVKRRLGVMGGTFDPIHHGHLVAASEVASQFHLDEVIFVPTGQPWQKSHKTVSPAEDRYLMTVIATASNPQFSVSRIDIDRGGKTYTIDTLRELRDQHRDADLFFITGADALGQILTWHDAPELFSLAHFIGVTRPGHILADPGLPEGAVSLVEVPALAISSTDCRARVAQGEPVWYLVPDGVVRYIDKRELYREDPAGHDGR
- a CDS encoding LCP family protein yields the protein MNDRQDPYVPQDPYAHQEQQGRQAPQQGRPYAYDAYGQPVYQEAPQQVAYDQYGQPVGYDPYGGQAPYDPYGQQQPGSGHQGYGYDPYGHQQAPQDQYGQQFDQQYDQYGNPQQAHQQQQQAPHQQHQQQQQGWIPQQSAQPSYEQVSYQEPQQQPYGQPVQPPAQPPAQEADGRAPHGRTADTTERTAAPGPGGAPDTDYRTEQFSFIEEPTEDSEDVIDWLKFTESRTERREEAKRRGRSRKVMLIVLLVLLLLGGVGYLWWAGKLPGLSGAEAGKEGGAAGQKRDVLVVHLKDPKGNSSTALLVDNEGAHKGTTVLLPNNLAVSTEDGGATTLAKSVKEQGIDPTREALNTLFGADIKASWRLDTPYLENLVETTGGITVDTDATVPGAKKDDNPLVKQGKAQELNGQAAVAYATYQAPGEPQTKQLARFGQVMQATLKKVSSDADGATATVKSLLQVLDPPLTEAELGSSLAQRAELAKSGAYGTTLLPVQPDGTLTQQAADSVVKEVLGGTLKKTDPGATARISVQNATGKKEATDKARIALVNGGYSFVDGGTAAAKPASEVTYADAAQKAKAEEAAKTLGLPAGAVKQGKAAPNADVTIVLGQDYKG
- the rsfS gene encoding ribosome silencing factor, coding for MTATDRSIELIQAAAQAAADKLAHDIIAYDVSDVLSITDAFLLASAPNDRQVKSIVDEIEERLNKDLGAKPVRREGDREARWVLLDYVDVVIHVQHSEERVFYALERLWKDCPELDLPEEAKATRGKAAAHAEATAAEQDGELS
- a CDS encoding histidine phosphatase family protein; the protein is MNGTKGGRGRRIVLWRHGQTAWNLERRFQGTTDIELTEEGLAQARRAARLLAALEPDAVIASDLRRAAATAGELAAVTGLEVTYDEALRETYAGAWQGLTHEEIVERYGEQYAAWKRGEPVRRGGGELETEVADRAAPVVERNADKLPDGGTLVVVSHGGTIRTTIGRLLGLESRHWEGLGGLSNCCWSVLGEGARGWRLLEHNAGTLPEPVLGDDT
- the phsA gene encoding O-aminophenol oxidase PhsA, whose amino-acid sequence is MSDMTISSVREVPAHPPREAHKRAAMAGLTPFVDALRVPPVLRPGRKEALRGIDIDQTTTWVRLHSELPPTKVWAYDGHYPGPTIEVRRGRRLRVNWRNRLTGAHPVTAFEAKQAAGEPPPTDRPGRGDGTLLDGVAALPPWTVTHVHGAVTGGGNDGWSENAVLPGDTQRAEYPNDHRATAWWYHDHAMDITRWNVFAGLTGMYLVRDDEEDMLHLPSGRREIPLVIQDRNLDTDTEGRLTGRLLHKTLIGRLDKEGRNVTQPFVGPYTLVNGVIWPYADVEACWYRFRVLNAANSRTFRLRLVDDATGVPVTGAVWQIGSDGGLLPRPVPGDEELSVAPAERLDVLVDFARLRGRTLRLVNADPRVAYPDVMQFRVDAARVPDPFVLPKVISPSFERLTHDTVPAHEHRLIALTPPGAVGNYHPEMWEMREVPETDVRIPSEGVVQIRGADGEVRTYRRTARMFDDALGHLVRHGDWEQWSFLNLGGISHPMHLHLVDFQVLARHRYPADPNTPYDRDLGGTRAPLDYGGPEPITPGDQGWKDVIQVPPGEMVNVIGRFRGATGRFMYHCHILEHEDMGMMRPFVVMPREVLKFHHHPPGGHGHGDH
- a CDS encoding glycosyltransferase 87 family protein, which codes for MSALELERSAAPGGRTPLRDFARHRPLLVAAVGCVISFAAFWIVQRLAHVTMIDLMVYRAEGWTARNGEDLYDMVATSANLPNTYPPFAALVFTPLTLVGVPEMRTLATLGNLLLLVAAVHLALRLAGRPRRMPPLAAALAVAALLVWCEPVWTTLRYGQINLLLAVLVLWDLTRKDTNRWAGVGIGLAAGIKLTPALFAVFLALAGLVRGWQRLRAGAGPRGAWNPWLRQAVVACLTFLGTALLSALVLPHDSRRFWTEIIFAADRVGEVEITANQSLRGVLARLLHTHDPGLWWLVAAAAVAVLGLALAVGALLRGRRAWAAVACAVTALLVSPISWSHHWVWGVPMLVLLGSEAMARGGFGSRSGKRWWAGTLAMGLLFCSYALWFVPHRYHHHEELHQNGGQMLLSGIYPVAGLVFLALTAVLLRRDRAGRDRTAR